Below is a window of Camelina sativa cultivar DH55 chromosome 11, Cs, whole genome shotgun sequence DNA.
ATAGTAAGCATTCACTTGGCAAGATGTAAAAGCTCTGATCCTCCTCGTCCACAGCGAAAATCTTCTTCCCCTCTATCACCACACTTTGGtggatatttttattttgtggtgtcTCAATATCCCAAATTTGGCTCAAAAACAAGAGAGGGGACCAAGTTTGAGTCTTTCGATCAAATACTTCTGCCCATGTATCGTGCTTAGAGTGATGCTCGGACCCTCCAAACACGTAAATCTTCCCGTCTACAACGCTTACAGATGCGGAAGCACGAGCCATATTCATGGATCGGAGGCGAAGCCAATTGTGAGAGTAACAATCGAGGTACGAGACATCTTTAGTGCGAATGCCGTTTCTGATTCCACCGATAACATAGATCCCCCCATCCCCCACCACGAAAGAAGATGAATCCGGAGCCTGATAAGGGTTCGACGAGATGGGTTTCAGCCGCCGATTAGGGGTAAGGATGAACCAGCTTGGAGCTGGGTTAGGAAATACGCGCATGCATACGTAAAGCGATTCGTTAGTGCAACCCATCACCAATCTCAAGTAGAAGAGCTCAGGGGAAGCTACGAGAGAGCGGTGGCTCTTGGAGGCGAGAGATAAGGCTGCGTTGTCAAATCTAGAAACGCAAGCCAAGCATCTCAGAGCTATCTCATCTGGTAACAAGGATAACCCAGACAACGATGGAGACGTCTCCTTCCTCCGTTTACTGTCCGGTGGAACTTCGGGAGCATAAGAGTTGAACATCGTACGTCAGATCAGTTCCAAAATTCACAACGACGCAAACGCAAAACCTCCTTCTCGATTTTTGTGAGATCTTATCTTGATCCGGACAGAAACTGTTTTATAGAGATAATTATGGTTCTGAACTAATAAGAATATTTAAACCGCAATTTCCTCCTTTTTTTACTTGTACaaacctttttttcctttttttttttttttttctttgttgatatAGTTGCCGATTACTTTCCTATATTATTTCTAAGGATTATCAACAAGATACCGTATCTCTTCCCCGAATTTAATTCAAAttggtatataaaaaaaattagtccaGAGaggataaaattaaaatcttccTCAGCAAGTTAGGGCTACAAATCAAAACCGTCTTGCTTTAACTAAATGCCAAGAAGGGATATAAAAAATCGAAGTTTTCTTACTCTTTAACAGTCTTGCACTTTTCTTTGTGTTAATCAAAGCCAAGGATAACTATGGGCCTATGGCCACAGCTTCTGGTACCGATTCATTCAATTCACTTCTCTACGTTCCCAGTTGGTTGTTAATATGCCTTCATTAGCaagtaattagggtttttactgATTTGGGGTATTTGTATCGTGagtttctctcactctctttctgtaaccaaaattaaatacagATTATCACCCAAAGCTTTCTATTTACCCATTGTAAATCAAGATTAACCAAGATTTCCATGATTACCCTTCTCTCTCCAGGATTCTAGTCGTCTCCACCATCAGGTCACTATACACAATTTCTTTGCATATTTACTCTGTTCTGTGTCTTCACTGGCACGGCACCTAtcaatttactctgttttggcATGAATTGATCTGCATGCATAACGATACCCTTGATTCATTTTAGATCTTCTgttctatatataaatagtcTTCTGATTTGTAATCAGGAcattttatgtaattaatatttcttgtttcttaGTTCTGAGCAGCACAACTTATAGTTTACTCTGAGGCAAATCCATCCTATAGCAACAATGGTGTAGGTTGAAACTGGAACCAGAACCCTAAAAACTACTTTGCTTTCACTCCCTTGTTACCTAGTGTTACTTGTGGAACTGCTGAAGCTCGCAGCGTTGTTGAACCCATTGGCAACATTGGAAGGAAGGTAATTAATACTCTGAATCTCTAAATATAATGGCTTCCAAACAGAAACTATGCCTTCTGCTTGGCACAACATTTTGATTAGGAACACACACAGTTTCTACTTCTAGTATGGAATCTTTAGAGAAGTTAGCTCTTCCATAACAAGACGAACCCAGTTCTGCACCAGTGCAACCAGAAGTTAGCTCTTCCATAACCAAGGAGAGAAGTACTGAAGCACCAGTTGAAAAGAGGAAAGTTCTGAGATTCATCATTTGGCTCCTATagacaaaacaatcaaatcctGCATTGCCCATCTTATTTAAAACGGGAAGCTCTTGATGAGCTTGTAGAAATGTTTTGCTTTTCCACTGGATGCAGTCTGCATCATGCAGATAATTAAATCACTGTAACTTCATTACGTCTTACTTACATATGATCATATGACTGAGATTGCACAGGACCGTTGAGGACGTCACGCGTTAGATTCACATACAGAACTTTGATTATTATTTGATCAGGTCAGTGTACCATTTCATCTGTACGTATTATTTCCCGTACTgaatttctctgtttcattttttctctATACACTACTGATCTACTTGAAAACTATGTGCTTCTTTCAATTTACTCTGTTCTGTTTCTCGCACGTCATGAATTGAAATGTTActctcagattttgttttcccgTATATGCAACAGAGTCCTGTTACGTTTACTTGTCATAGTTTAGTAATATTCAcatcaattttgtttaaatatgGTGATTCCACGGAATATGATTTAGCTTTTAAATCTATGTTTAACTAGTGTAGAGCTTATGTTCATAATCAAACAAACAGGTGACTGAGTTTGTAGTATATATTGGTATTCTAAGTTTTAGCCACTGAGTCCgcaatatatatatccatgtcGTTTATCTATGATATGCATGTGTAGTATTAGGAGGATAAGTTCACCAGCTTTTCAGTTATTCTTGATCTCGAATTGTGTTCATGAATTCTGATCTCTTGAGCTTGCCAATGCGGAAGCTCGAGGTGTATTCATGGATGTGACACAGTGCCATGTGTGAGAGTAACAGTGGAGGAACGAGACATCCGAAGTGGGAATACCGTCGTCTATGAGTCCACCGATAACATAGATGCCCCCATCCACCGCCACGAAACAAGATGCACCCGGAGCCTGATAAGGGTTCGACGGGATGGGGTTTAGCCATCGATTAGGGGTTAGGATGAACCAGCGTGGAGCTGGGTCAGGAAAGACGCACATGCATACGTAAAGCGATGCGTTAGTGCAACCCATCTCCCTTCTCAAGTAGAAGAGCTCAGGGGAGGCTCCGAGTGAGCGGTGGCTCTTGGAGACGAGAGATAAGGCCGCGTGGTCAAATCTAGAAACGCGAGCCAAACATATAAGAGCTATCTCATCTGGTAACAATGATAACCCAGACAATGACGGAgacgtcttcttcctccttttatTGTCCGGTGGCACTTCTGGAGC
It encodes the following:
- the LOC104727867 gene encoding putative F-box/kelch-repeat protein At5g03000; translation: MELTTMFNSYAPEVPPDNKRRKKTSPSLSGLSLLPDEIALICLARVSRFDHAALSLVSKSHRSLGASPELFYLRREMGCTNASLYVCMCVFPDPAPRWFILTPNRWLNPIPSNPYQAPGASCFVAVDGGIYVIGGLIDDGIPTSDVSFLHCYSHTWHCVTSMNTPRASALASSRDQNS